The DNA sequence TATAGGCAGGGGTGGAGGCTTCGCATGCTTTACTTGTTAAGATGCTTCACACAGGCAGCCATGGTGTCGCAGGCGTGTTTAAAGTTCGCATAAAAATTCCCCGCTGTCGTATCCACTACGATTTTTAATGGAATCAAACGCCCATCGTCACTCAAATACAAGCTGACCGAGGGGTCTTTCTTATTGGCAATATCTTCAAGTTCACTGTCTTTATATCCAGCGACAGGGGTGCGGCTCATACTAAAATGAATCACCGGAATATCCTGCATATTCCAGCCAACCTGTTTGCGCCCTTGCACAAAATAATGCATGTCTGTCAGACGCCTGCCGTCATACATGCGGATAGTGAATTTTTGCTGACCATTGCGAAGCGCTTCATAGACTTTATGCCGCTGCAAGAAAAACGGAGTTAGTGCGTCCACCACATTCTTTTTAAGCTCCATAGGCACGGCAGGGCGCTTATCGCGATTTTCTGGTGGGGTGTTAATTTCATGCACCAAATTCCCCTGCGCATCATAATCCAGCACAATATGGCGGGTTTTCCCCCGTAGTTTGAAATAGGTTTCAAATTTTTGCGGCACATATATATCCGCAGTTTTAATGCCTTCAAGGGTCGTAGAGCTTTCATGTTTGGTAAATGCCCAGGCAATGCCGTTGCTTTTGACATTCACTTGCATGCGATAGCTTGTGTCATCCTCAAATGCGTCTATTACCATACCGCCTGCTGTAATACCGCTCCATGCTACTTCATAAAACCCGGTGGTATTAAATGGCTCTAGCGGTAACAAAGGCGTGTTTTGAACAGGGGCAGTACTTTGCACATCCTGTGCCATCGCTGATGGGTTAATAACTGCGAATAAACATAGACATATTATTAACGGTCTGTTGAACTGCATAGGGTTCCTACTTGATAATGCACAAAACATCACCATATGGTTTTTATATATATGAATGC is a window from the Alphaproteobacteria bacterium genome containing:
- a CDS encoding DUF3108 domain-containing protein — its product is MQSTAPVQNTPLLPLEPFNTTGFYEVAWSGITAGGMVIDAFEDDTSYRMQVNVKSNGIAWAFTKHESSTTLEGIKTADIYVPQKFETYFKLRGKTRHIVLDYDAQGNLVHEINTPPENRDKRPAVPMELKKNVVDALTPFFLQRHKVYEALRNGQQKFTIRMYDGRRLTDMHYFVQGRKQVGWNMQDIPVIHFSMSRTPVAGYKDSELEDIANKKDPSVSLYLSDDGRLIPLKIVVDTTAGNFYANFKHACDTMAACVKHLNK